The following nucleotide sequence is from Phycisphaera sp..
ACCATTACCAGCCGGTTCGCCCTGTACATCGACGGTGCGTTGCCGGATTCCAGGTCCCTCGATACCGCTCTCCTGATGGAGGGCAGCGGGCAGATCCAGATCATCCCCGTACCGAGCGCTCTCGCGTGCCTGGGCCTGGCGGGCCTGACACTGGTGCGCCGCCGGCGCTGATACGGTTCGTTTATCTTGTAGCTCTCTTCTCCACGCCCCGGCCCGCCGGGGCGTGGTTGTGCGCGCTCGGAGTGCGTCTCGCATCCACGTCGCTGCTGCAAAAATGTGTGAGTAGAACTGTTAGATCGCGGCGGCGGAAGCCAACTCCTTTCAGTGGGCAGCGCGATGTCTCGCGTACCCAACGGTGAACTGCGAAGGAGAATCCAGATGGAAACAGTAAAACAAACGGTGTCGGCAAGCCAGAACTTCCCACCCGCTGAGACCGGGGGCATGGCGAGCGCCTCTCGACCGGGACGAGGAACCCTTGGGGCATTGCTTGCCGCGGCAGGCACGGCGATGGTCGGTATTGGCGGCATGGCCAACCTTGTTGGAATGAGCAGTACCGTAGCGTTGGTGGGGTTGGTCACATCACCCCAGTGTGCGTTTGCACAGTGCGGCGACGAAGAGTTGTCGCAATCGACGGATCCCGACGTGATCCAGGCCTCCCGGGCGGCCTGGTGCGGCACGCTGGACTTCAACGAGCAGACGCAGATCGGCCGGGGCTTCACAGCCCCTTACGACCTGACGATCTCGTGCGTGACGTTCGGTGTCACACGCAACACCGGAGCCGACTGGCCGTGCCAAGTGCGCATCCTGGGCGGGGCCATCACCGATCCCTACGCGTCCCGGCCGGTGCTGGCCGAGGCAACGGTGGTAGTGCCCGCGGGGACGACCAGTGAGTTCTTCACGGCCGCGTTACCGGCGGCGTTCGTTCCGGAGGGACAGGCGTTCATCGTCGAGCTCGACACGCCCTCGCGCAACCCCGCGACCGGTGGTGATGGCGAGTTGCTCTCGTTGGGGTTCAACGCTCTGGGCCAGTCATCCCCGACCTACCTGCGTTCGGAGGCCTGCGGCCTGCCCGAGTTTACCGATGTATCGGGCTTGGGATTTCCCAACAGCCATGCCGCGATCTCGGTGGGCGTCACCGCCGGGTATGCCGTGCCGGTGCTCGGAGGGTTTCCGATCAGCCCGATCGGGCCTGTGGCGCTGGGTACGGTGGGTGGTGAAGTGGCCGCCTATGGCGATGGGAGTGCCGCACCCTTTGGCCTGTCGGTCGCTTACGGCGATCTGACAATGGGGGTCGACGCATCGTTCCGTGCGCTCTCGACGGACGATCAGATAGACCCGACGGTGACCATCGCCTTCAAAAGCGATCCCGGTGCGGCAGGTGATCGCATTGTGTTCCGGAACAACCCCGCGACGTCGGACGAGGCGGTGCTCGAACTCGATTTTGATTCAGCGGGGTTTGATCGGTTCAACGTCCACGTGTTCCGAGAGGGCGAACTGGTCGGGACACTCGAGGACCAGACCTCGGGCTCGGTGCGGTTCATGAACCCCGACGAGGCCTTCTGGAATTGGGTCAAGGGGCTCTTCGGCATCGGGGTGGAGGCCGGCTGCCAACGCGATATAGAGTATTTCGAGAGCGGCGCCGTAAAGAGGGATCGGTCCTTCTACGGCGTGCGGACCCCCCCCGCAGTCGTCGCGCCAACGACAGGGGGCGGACCGACACTCCTCGGCGACGAGATCTGGATCGAGCCATTTGAGCCGTCGATCAGCGTGTCGCCACCAGTGATGGTGGAGTTCACAGCGACGGGCATCGTGGGCATCGCGATTGACGTGAGCGCGAGCGCACCCGGCGTGGTCATCGGCGAGGCCGAGACCAGCCTCCGGCCCTTTGGCACCGGCACCGTGACCCAAGTTGGCGTCTCGATGAGGGCCATCGACGAGACGGGCGCGCATTCGTTGACCGCGACGGATGTCACCGGCGACGGGCTCGCCGACCTTCGCTATCGTAAGCGGGCCCCCCGTGATAGGGACGATGGGCGCCTTCGCATGGAGCTTGGCGGCGTGGTGTCGGCCTCGGTGGGCATCGATGTGCTGGCACCCGATCCGGCGGCGGCCTGCATGACGGTGTGCTCGTTCGAGGTTGGGTCCTTCATCATTCCCTCCGGCAAGATGAGTTTGGATCCCTGGCCGATCGATCCCGATCTTGTAGCGGTCGCGCCCGACTTCACGGGCGTGGGCGACGAGACGTACACCCTCCAGATCTTCGACCTGTCCGGCACGCTGGTGCACGAGGAGTCCGGGCTCCAGGGCATTGCTGGCGGATGCTCAAGTTGGCCCTCGGAGATTGGCAAACTCGGTGGGACCACGCCATGCTTTAAGACCTGCTACCCACCCGATTCGGTCTTCCGCACGGCGGGCGGTCTGGAGTTCGATGTGCATGAGCTGCGCGCGCTGGCCGAAGGAGCACCCGATGCGGGCCCGCTCGCGTCGCTGGACTTCAGCATTCTCAATATGGACGAGTTGGTGCTGTTCGACCCGGTCACCGAGTTGCCAGCGATCGCTAAGCCCTGCCGCGCCGACATCGATGGCGACGGCGCGCTCACGATCTTCGACTTCTTGGCCTTCCAGAACCTCTTCTCGGCCGGCGACCCGGCCGCCGACTTCGACGACGACGGCCAGTTGACCATCTTCGACTTCCTCTTGTTCCAGAACGAGTTTTCAGCCGGCTGCCCGTAACCTCGTGATCAGAGGGAACACATGTGCGCTCACCACGCTCCCGCCAAACGCGGGGGCGTGGCTATTTGATCCCTGGTAATCTGTGGAAAGGTTGTTATGAAACCACTGATTGCGTTCTTCGTGTTAGGTGGCGTGATGGTGCTGCTGGCGGCGGTGGCCATTGGGGCCATGATCAGCATTGGTAGCGGGCGGCCGAGCTGGCTGCTCATCGGCGTGTTCGTGCTGGATTCGCTCGCACTCTTGCTCTTGGCCGGCCATTCGGTGCTCCGGCGGCGCAAAAGCAACGAGCGGTGAGTGAGCGTGGCGCCTGTGGGCAGGGTTATTCGAGCGGCTCGGCCTCACGCCAGTAATTCTCGTTCCCTCGGATGTACCCGAGCAGCTCATTGAGGTCGGTGATGCCGATCCAGGGGTCCTGGCCAGAGGTGTAGAGCTTCGTGCCGTCGGGACTCAGAGCGATCGAGAAGATGGAGCGGTCATGCACCGGCAGCTGCGCCAGCTCGACGCCCGCGTGCGGGTCGATCACGACGATCGAGCCACCCGGGCCGACCGCGAAGAGCACGCTGCCCCGGGGATGGAAGACCAGGTCGTATGGCCCCCACGGCAGCCCCCTGATCGTGCGCAGCAAATCGCCGCTTTCGGCATCCCATACGCGCAGGGCGCGGTCGTCGCCGCCGGTGACGGCCAGCTCGCCGTCGGACGACCACGCAACGGCCCGGATGGTCGTACCGTGGCCGTAAAGCTCGTGAAGTTGCTCGCCGGTCTCCAGGTCGAGCACGGTGGCTTTGGCGGGCTCCCATGAACTAGAAACGGCCGCGCACAACAACCGGCGGCCATCGGGACTGAACCTGACCATCGGGAGGCGATGCATCCCAGTGTGGTACGCGAATGGCTCCACTGGCCCATCGTGTCCCGCTTCCCTCCACACCCGGATCACGCCGCCGAAGTCGCCAGCGGCGATCGATCGACCGTCGAGGCTGTATTGCACGCTCCAGAGCGGGGGCAGGCCCTCAGCGACGACGCGCAGCGGCCGGCCATCGGACTTCCACTCACGGATCGCGCCGTCGGCTCCAGTGGTCAGCAGAGTCGCGCCATCGGGCGACCAGCACACAGCGTTGATTTCGTCGTCGTGGGCCGGGATCGGGGTTGCGTCGTGCGGCTCCCGGATCGGCCGGATGTACAGCGTGCCCACATCGTCGCCCCAGGCCAGCGTGCCATGGAGAGAGGTGGTAATCGACATCTGCGTCTGCGGATTCGTCTTGATCCGCGTCAGCCACGGGCGGTCGGTTGTGGCATAGACAGCGACGCCGTCGGCCGCGGTCATCGCCGCCAGCGGCGGGTCCCCCGCGGATGCAATCCTGCCGAAGGCGCCGGTATCATCGTGCCGCAGGTCGAGCCCGGGCACCGCGAAGATCATGAGCACGCCGTCGGTGGTCCCCGTCACGATGAGCGAACGGTCCTGGCTGTCGAACACGATCTGCCCGATATTGACCGTTGGCGCATCAACGCGCGACAGCAGTTCCGGGGCCGCCGATACATCGAACAAGAGGAGTTGGTCACCGACTGCCGCAGCGAGCATTTGGCCATCATGGCTCAGGACCGGGGAGACCATCCGATCGTACTTGCCGGCCAAAACAGGCACATTGGGAATATCGACGGATCGGTGCACATCCCAGTTGGGCGGTCGCGCAATGGATACGCGGGCGGAGGACTGGTCTCGGGTGCCGACCAAGAGGAACAGTTCGCCTTGCGCGTCCCGGTCCAGGTGCACCCAGAAAATCTCCGGCCCGAACAGGGCGAGGGAAGTTCCGTCGTCAACGTTCCAGACCAGGGTCGAGCCCAGCTCCGGCTCGTTGAGACGCACCAAGACCCGGCCTTCGTCCTCGACCAGCATGGAATATGCCGATTGCTCGGAGGCGAACGATGGCCCGACCACGGTGCCTTGGTCCACATCCCAGACCTGCGCCGTCCTCTTGCCGTCCAACTCGCCATGCAGCACGACGTACCGCCCGTTCGGGCTGGCAACCGAGGTCGTGGGCCAGGACGCTAGCTCCGGCGTGGGCTTGATCGGCCGGCCGTCAAACGACCACGACCATCGCGAGCCGCTGTTGTCGATGGCCCACATCAACTCACGCTCGGGGTCGAGCCCCACGCTGCGGAAGAAGGTGTCGGCGCGGGCTCGCATCAGGCGCGGCAAGCCCGCGTAGAACTCGGCCAGCGACCACGCCGAACGCAACCGGCTGGCGGGGGCCTCCCACAACGCCAAGTCGCTCGTGGTGATGCCCGCAGCGATGGCTTCGTCCCACAAGAGCGCCTCGGCCTGCTGCGGATCGCCGGCCTTGGCCATGAACCGGGCCCGCTGCACAGTGCTGTCCGAGAGCGTGGCTTCGATTTCGCGGCGTGCCCGGTCGAGGTCGGTCGCCAGTAGGGCGAAGCCGATGGCCGCCAGCAGCACGGTCAGCGCGACGATCGCCACCGCGGCCGAGGCGGCACGGTTTCGCAGCACGAGCTTGCGTAGCACATATGTCGCACTGTCGCGGCGGGCGGCGATTGGGTTCCCGGCCAGGTAATCTTCAATGTCCTCGGCCAGGGCCGATGCGCTGGCGTACCGACGCTGGGGATCCTTGGTCAGGCATCGAAGCACGATGGTCTGGACATCCTTCGGCAAACGTGGCACGGAGCGCGACGGCGGCGCGGGCATAGTCTCGGCCGCGTGCCGAGCCACCGCGGCAATCGGGCCGTCGCACGGGTAGGGCGAAACACCGGTCAGCAGGCGGTAAAGCATCATGCCCATCGAATAGACATCGCTGCGCGCGTCGGTGTGCTCGTGCTGCTCGTTCAGCCGTTCCGGGGCGGCGTAGGCGGGCGTGCCAGCGAAGCTCTCGGTCATCGGCGCGTTGGAGCGCGCGTCGGGGGCCGTCTCGATCGAACGCGCCAGCCCGAAGTCGAGCACGCGGGGCACGCCGTGCTCGTCGACCAGGATGTTGCTTGGCTTGATGTCTCGGTGGATGATGCCGGCCGTGTGCGCGTGGCCCACGCCCATCGCGACCTGCACTATCAGCCGCATGACGGCGTCAGCGCGCGCCTTGCCGCCGCTGCTGGCCCGGCCGAGCGTGTCCTCGACGTAGTGGTCCAGCGGAACACCGGTCACGAACTCCATCGCGACGTACCGCCCTCCGTCGGTCGCCGCGCCCGACTGGAAGATGGTGACGATGTTGGGATGGCGCAGGCCCGCGGCTAGCTCAGTCTCGCGTTCGAAGCGGTACACCTGCCGGTCGCTGGCGAACGCCCCGGCCAGGAGCATCTTGATCGCCGCGGGCCGCTTTGTATCGCTCTGGATAGCCCGGTAGACCACACCCTGCCCGCCGCAGCTGATCTCCTCGACGATGCGATAGCCGGGGATGCTGTCGCGTTCGGGCAGGGGGCGAGATGATACCTGGGGATGCAACTCGCCCCGCAGGGCCTCGGCCAAGTCGCCCGCAGCGTGGATCAGGAAGCGATCGTTCGCGCGCACCGCTTCGAGCTGGGCCTTGCACGCCGGGCAGCGCGCCACGTGCCGGCGCACGGCCGGCGTCGCCTCGTCGCGCGAGGCCAGCGTTTCGAGATCCGAGGCACCTGGGCAATCGCGCATCAGCCGTTCTCGTCGTAGGCCACGGTCAGCTCCTGCACGATCTCACGCAAGCGGCCTGTGAGTCGATTCTTGACGACGTAGACCGCGTCGACCGAGATGCTGCACTGGGCGGCCACCTCCTCGGCCGGCACGCCACGGATGGCAAACAACTCAAAGGCCCGCAGCGTGTCCGCCTGCACCCGGCTGGTGTCGCGCAGGATCGACATGGCCTCGATCACGATGGCACGCTCGCGTTCGCGATCCCAAGCGTCCTGGAGCAGGCGTTGGTCGGCCCAGGCATCGTCCAGCAACTCATCACCGGTATTGGCCGGCCCCCGAGCGGCTCGTCGCCGCAGCCCAGAGCCCACGTTGCTGGCGATGCCGATGAGCCACGAGCTCAGCCGCCCCCGCCCGCGCTGGTATCGTCCCTGGGCGTACGCCCGCGCGAACTCGGCAAGGGTCTGCTGGGCCATTTCGGCCGCATCATCGCCGGCGAACCCAAGACGGTGGGCAAAGGCGGTCAAGATCGGTCGGTAGCGGGCATCGAAACTCTCCCATGCCAGCACATTATCCCTGTCATGCAATTCTTCCAGCAGCCGCGTCGTAGTGCGCGTATTGGATATTCCCAAGCTGGGAGGGAGTGGCGTGGACATGCCCGATGGTATGCGGGACAGCGTTCGGTCTTATCTATGAAGAACACTGACCCTCCCTAGATGGGGGTGTCACGATTTGTCCTGCGAGGCCCAGCCAGACTCGAATGACAGTCTTGGGCCTTGATCAAAAGGAGGGTCAGGCGATGGATGACCTGCTCCCCAAAATCTAGCAACCTGCGATGTGACCACTCGGCGAAATGGACTGGATTCAGGGGGAATGGTCACGGAATGGGTGTTTACAAATATGGGTGGGGCTCCGTGCCATTTGTAGTGCAATGGCTGTACATCGCAAGTGGTTTGTATGTGCGCAACACACGACCACGAATTGGCTTACGACATCAGAGAACAGCCTGCTTGTTTACGTCTTGAACCAAGAAACACACCCCAAAAAACAGCCTTCACGGCCATTGAAGGCTGTTTCAAGGGTCGATCAATCGACCTCATCTAACCTCGATTAACCGAAATGTAGTGCGCAACTTTGGATGCACAGAGTGCAGCTGCTGGTCCCGCTATCTGCTCAGGCCACTACTCGGGGTGAGAGGATTCGAACGTCCGACCTTCTGGCTCCTAGTCAGACGCGCTGCCCAAGCTGCGCTACACCCCGTATGTGCCCCCAGCCCTCCACTGGCCCCATCCAATACCATGGGCCATGCTCGATCACGCTGCACTGCTCGTCCGCTCAATTGAGGGCATGCTCGCCCGCCTCGGGCAGGTCGATGCTGATTGCGGCCCGATCGAAGAATTCCCGGGCGAGGGCACCCGCGAGCTCTATCTGGGCCCGCCGGGCCGGCCAGGCCGCCTCCTGCTCATCGAGCCTCTCGGTGAGGATGGCCCATACGCCCGAGCGCTCTGGAAGCGCGGTCCCGGGCTGCACCACGCGGCCTTCGCCACCGCCAGCATCGACGCGTTTCTCAGCGATAACCCCGGATGGCTGCTCCACCCGATCAGCCTTAAGACGCGTGACACATCGGCTCGTACGATCAATCGGGCAACAGGTCTGCGTTCAGGCTCTCGCCACGCTGATCCCGTGGGCAGCGTTCGCGGCGTACACCGCGATTAAGTCAAAATCGTCGCAGTGCGCGCCGGTCATTGCCGTGCTGTCTGCAGACATGATCGCCGTCGTGCTTCTCGGCATCGGCCTGTCGTATCTGGTCTATCGCCTCATCGTTTGGCAGGTCAACCGCACGAGACGCGAGACGAACGCTCACCGAAGCCAATCTCACACATTGGCGTGCCCAGCAAGATCTCGCGGGACTGTTCTGGCCCCGAGCCACCGGCGGCCGAGTCCCCAAGGATGAGACAGGTACAATTCTGACGAAGCAGGCAGCGGGTGCCAGAGTGGTCGATGCGAATGACGGCGTTTCGGATGCGTTGGCGGCGCTACAACCAGCCGTGCGTCGATGAGCCGCGACGACTTGCGTTTGCGCCGCGTGAGATCACTAAACGCCCGGCGAACCGCAGCGTGCCGATGCTGAACGGCCGCCGAGCACCCCTCCGGCTATCGAGATCCGCTCCATGACCATGCACGAACGCGACGGCCGCTACTTCGCCGATACCGCCCGGGTCGTAGGTGATGTCCGCCTCGGCCGAGAGGTCAACATCTGGTACGGCGCCACGATCCGAGGTGATGTCGCGCCGGTGGTCATCGGTGACCGTACCAATGTTCAGGACAACGCTGTCATCCACTGTGACCACCGCTACGCCAATGTCATCGGCGACGATGTCATCATCGGTCACGGTGCCATCGTGCACGGCGAGACGATCGGTTACAACACGCTCATCGGCATGGGCGCGGTCATCCTCGGGCGTACCAACATCGGCAGCGGTTGCATCATCGGAGCCGGCGCCGTCGTGCCGCCGGGGCTCGAAGTGCCCGATGGCTCGGTCGTGATGGGTGTCCCGGGCAAGATCATCCGCCGGGTCAACGATCCAGACCGGGCCTACCTGGCCAAGTTGCCAACGCACTATACCGCCCTGGCCCGCAAGCATGTGGCCGACCCAGATCAACCCGTGATCTTTGAGATGAGCGAGATCCTGAACGCAGACCTGTTGCCCGATTGATCGTACGGGCCGATCTGGAACGCAAGCTGCCAGCTTCTTAGTAATGCGGCCGCCACCGGTAGTACGGCTGCGCGGTGATCCCCAGCCGCCGCGTGACCTCGGGAACCTTCATCCCTAGGCCCAGCAGCACCTCCGCCTCGCGGAGCTTATTGATGATCTGTTCCACGCTGTGCTCGATCCGTGCCATGACAAGACCTGCCTTCTCAGGTGCGTCCGATCCCACCAAAGGACCGCATAGCAGATGGACTAGATTCTGGGGGGCGGGTCAGATGTCCTGAGCAACAAACAGGCATCGATCTCGTGCCAAGTGATGGTACGGCATCATGAGGTCGGGTATGACTGTGGTGACGATACTGTAAGGAGATGATCGACCCCCCAAATTGGGGGGAGTGCTTGTTGTCCAGCCGCCAAAGAGCCCAGAGCCCAGAGGCCAAGGTCGATTGTGATTGCTCCAAAGAGGTGGACAGGTGGCTGTACGTGTGGCAGGTGGTGAGTCATACGTTGGGACATGCACCGACGTATACTCTTGTATTACCCGTTGTGGCTGATGAACGCACTCAACAATCAAGGAAATACGCATGGCCTATCACTCGACGACGGACAAGGTTGCTGGTGGCGTCGTGGGCTCGGTTTGTGGTGCGAAGTCTGGGGCCGTTGTTGGAGGCATACTCGGTTGTGTCGGAGGGCCAGTGGGAGCGGTGGTTGGTGCGAAGCTCGGCGCGATTGCTGGCGGCGCAATCGGCGGGACTCTTGGTGCAAAGGATCCCAAGAATGCAGTGAATGCTGTGAGGCGGCAGCAACTCATGAATCGGATCAGATAGACTTGGAGTTCCATAGGCGTCGATTGCCAGGCGATGGAACATGTCGGTGAGCGAGTAGCCAACGCATTGCTAGTGGGTACCGCTGTGGCTGGACTCTAAGGTAAAGGTCACAGAACGGGTGTTTAGCTCACTCTGGGTGGGCTCCGTACCAATTGTAGTGCAATGGCTGTACATCACAAGTTAATTCTACGTGCGCAAGACACGATCACGAATTAGTTTACGACATCAAAGAACAGCCTCGCTATCGACCTCTTGAACCAAGGAACACACCTCAAAAGCAGCCGTCACGGCCTCTGAGGGCGACTCCATGGGTCGGTCAGTCAATCTGATCCGACCTCGATCGACCAATTTGTAGTGCAGAAATTACTGGTACACAGCGCGAGTGCCCGCCCGATTGCTCACGGTGCGATCGACCTTGGGACAAGCGCATCCTGCCAAGTTATCACATAGCGGATGGACTGGATTCTGGGGGGCAGGTCAAGACCTCCTTGCCCGGCGCGTCTCCTAAGTAGAAGTGATCCTGGCCGCAACACCACCAGTATGACGACAACACAGTACCGAGGACCCGAGGTTGAACGCAGACAATCCTGTGCAAGGCCTGAGCGACGTAGCAAACGTCTTCGTCAAGAGCATCACAAACAGCTGGCTCGTTGCGTCGCTATAATTGCATTGCACGATGACATGTCTCACGCAGGGCTTTGCGACCATTTGGAGAACATAGAATGAGAAGAGCCTTAAACTGTTGGCACGGCGCCCTGACGATGACGGTAGCTATGTGCGCAAGTGGATGCAGTTCAGCTGCACAGTTCAGGCCGGCGAGCAGTGCGCTGTCACGCATTGTATCGTCGCGCGGGTTTGAACCTACAGATTCGCCGCTATCTTATTATGCTCCTGGTGCCGTATTGAAACGTGACGAGAACGGGAAGTGGAGAGTAGCCTCCGTCGGACTTCCTACTGGCTCGCTAAGGCCGGTGATCCCAGAAGACGATGTTCCGCGCGCAGCTCTCGGTGACGAGACCTGGGACGAAGTTGTTGTTGCGTCGAGCGAATTCATTGGGGGCGACATCCACCTAGGTCTGATTCCGACCGTCTTGTCTGGGCCAGACCTTGAAGCGTCTTTGCAACGAGCCGGCATGTCATTCGTTAAGGTTGACCCCGGCACAGTGACTGTGCACAGTCTCGATGTTCGGCGACTCGAGCAGTTCATCAGAGATCTTAACGAAGCTGACGTTGAGTTCTTTCGAGATACGGTTATCTTGTGGCAGACAGTAACTTGGGCCGGCGCTAAAGTCGAATCGCTCGACTGGCAAGGCCGCAGACTCACGCTAGACGCCAATGTGATCCAACGCGAGATCGGTGAGATCGATGCCGGAGCCACCGGCGACCTGTCATGGCTTTCAGATGGCGTGGTGGTGATCGACGAGCCACGCGTAGTTGGCTACGTACCGTACAGGCCAGTCATACGAACCGGATATCAAGGTGGGGGCTACGCTGTCGAGTGGACACCCCTCACCGAGCCTGAGAAACGAGATCTCGAAGCCGCGTTATCCACCGGTGGATTGGAGCTTCTTTCGGAGGTTCGCTAGGCGATGCACTAACTCATCCTGTGCCTCGCGCTGCCTCTGGCCCTCGTAGGCAAGACGCACACTTGCCATAAGCATCTCTGCATCTGAATCTTGAACCACACCGATCGCGGCAAGTGCGGCACTATCACACTGCACTTCATCCTTAGTGAGTTCAGGAAAAACATGGGCCAGTTCATGAAGCAGTAGAAAATCAACTAGTAATAGGTAGCGACGGTAAACCTCGTCAGTAGCGTTCGTTGTGCGGGATGTGCGAGGAAGGCCAGGGACACCCACCCAGGTTTCCAAGGTCGAGTCAATAGTGCTTGCACCAGCGCTTACAAATGCCAATGTGAGAAGATCAAATAAGAACGCAGAGTTGGCACGAATGCGGATCTCGCTGCTAATGAACTCAATGTCGGCCGTCCCTCGGTCTATCAGATCGATCGAGACAGGTTGCTCAAGACCGAACGCATCGAGGATGGAGCCAACCCTCTCGCCCAGTATCTCCGAAGGAAAACCAGCCTGCTCCCAGTTCTCGCCTGCGAGTGTCCGCAGTGTGCTCGTAGCGCTCGCAAGGTCCATTTCCACGGGAGGGTGACCGGAGTAACTGCTCACGCGAAGCATCGCGTCTAAAACCTGCAGTCGTGCTTCAATGCGCTCACCGGGGGGCGTGCGCCGTTCGTCGCTTCGTGTGATCGCAGCGAACTCTGATCCAGCCGCGGTCTCCCGAGGCCGGGTTCTGATCGACCCCGTCGACACATCAGGGACAGCAATCAGATCGACAAACTGATCCGCGCGAGTTGACATAGGTGCGTAGATCTGGTTGTTAATCCAGCACGTCCACGCTCGCCTACGCCACTCGGGAAGACCTATTTCATGTGTGATCGCACTTAGATAGACCAACCGATAGGAGGTGGGAAAAGTCTGTTCGGGTAGAAAGTAGAGTCCTTCTGCGTCGTCAAAGGCCGGGGCAAAAATGTCCGTATGCTCCCAAAACAAATTGCGTTCTGACGGAGAAAGCGACTGGAACGAATTTGCGGTTGGCGGCCAGCTAACACGATTGCGGACTCGTTCATCGGAATAGTAGGGGTACACGATCATCCCCATGTTCGCGCCATCCCTTGTAACCCGAGTCAGACCTCGGTCGATCGCAGCCTGCTCGTCGGGAACTGTTGAACCAGCGCGAATTGAATGGGGTGCATCTGTGAAGTCGAAAAGCGTCTGATAGTCCTGCTCGAATTG
It contains:
- a CDS encoding gamma carbonic anhydrase family protein, whose translation is MTMHERDGRYFADTARVVGDVRLGREVNIWYGATIRGDVAPVVIGDRTNVQDNAVIHCDHRYANVIGDDVIIGHGAIVHGETIGYNTLIGMGAVILGRTNIGSGCIIGAGAVVPPGLEVPDGSVVMGVPGKIIRRVNDPDRAYLAKLPTHYTALARKHVADPDQPVIFEMSEILNADLLPD
- a CDS encoding protein kinase, with the protein product MRDCPGASDLETLASRDEATPAVRRHVARCPACKAQLEAVRANDRFLIHAAGDLAEALRGELHPQVSSRPLPERDSIPGYRIVEEISCGGQGVVYRAIQSDTKRPAAIKMLLAGAFASDRQVYRFERETELAAGLRHPNIVTIFQSGAATDGGRYVAMEFVTGVPLDHYVEDTLGRASSGGKARADAVMRLIVQVAMGVGHAHTAGIIHRDIKPSNILVDEHGVPRVLDFGLARSIETAPDARSNAPMTESFAGTPAYAAPERLNEQHEHTDARSDVYSMGMMLYRLLTGVSPYPCDGPIAAVARHAAETMPAPPSRSVPRLPKDVQTIVLRCLTKDPQRRYASASALAEDIEDYLAGNPIAARRDSATYVLRKLVLRNRAASAAVAIVALTVLLAAIGFALLATDLDRARREIEATLSDSTVQRARFMAKAGDPQQAEALLWDEAIAAGITTSDLALWEAPASRLRSAWSLAEFYAGLPRLMRARADTFFRSVGLDPERELMWAIDNSGSRWSWSFDGRPIKPTPELASWPTTSVASPNGRYVVLHGELDGKRTAQVWDVDQGTVVGPSFASEQSAYSMLVEDEGRVLVRLNEPELGSTLVWNVDDGTSLALFGPEIFWVHLDRDAQGELFLLVGTRDQSSARVSIARPPNWDVHRSVDIPNVPVLAGKYDRMVSPVLSHDGQMLAAAVGDQLLLFDVSAAPELLSRVDAPTVNIGQIVFDSQDRSLIVTGTTDGVLMIFAVPGLDLRHDDTGAFGRIASAGDPPLAAMTAADGVAVYATTDRPWLTRIKTNPQTQMSITTSLHGTLAWGDDVGTLYIRPIREPHDATPIPAHDDEINAVCWSPDGATLLTTGADGAIREWKSDGRPLRVVAEGLPPLWSVQYSLDGRSIAAGDFGGVIRVWREAGHDGPVEPFAYHTGMHRLPMVRFSPDGRRLLCAAVSSSWEPAKATVLDLETGEQLHELYGHGTTIRAVAWSSDGELAVTGGDDRALRVWDAESGDLLRTIRGLPWGPYDLVFHPRGSVLFAVGPGGSIVVIDPHAGVELAQLPVHDRSIFSIALSPDGTKLYTSGQDPWIGITDLNELLGYIRGNENYWREAEPLE